The Halarsenatibacter silvermanii genome window below encodes:
- the purE gene encoding 5-(carboxyamino)imidazole ribonucleotide mutase, whose translation MSEDNIEVGIVMGSDSDLPVMEDAAEFLDEVGVSYEMTVVSAHRTPERLYDYAREAVERGLKVIIAGAGGAAHLPGMMAAVTELPVIGVPVKTSTLSGKDSLLSIVQMPGGVPVATVAIDGAKNAAILAVQILGTADQKARQKIRDYKDSMREEVLNTAEKMERGDLQ comes from the coding sequence ATGAGTGAAGACAACATTGAAGTCGGCATAGTTATGGGCAGCGATTCCGATCTGCCGGTCATGGAAGATGCAGCTGAATTTCTGGATGAGGTGGGGGTTTCCTATGAGATGACAGTGGTATCAGCTCACCGCACTCCGGAGAGATTGTATGATTACGCCCGGGAAGCTGTCGAAAGAGGTTTGAAGGTCATTATTGCCGGGGCCGGCGGGGCAGCACATCTACCCGGAATGATGGCAGCTGTCACCGAACTTCCCGTTATAGGAGTTCCTGTTAAGACTTCGACTTTGAGCGGTAAAGATTCCCTTTTATCTATTGTTCAGATGCCCGGTGGGGTTCCGGTGGCTACAGTGGCCATCGATGGCGCAAAAAACGCCGCCATTTTAGCCGTGCAAATTCTGGGCACGGCAGATCAGAAGGCGAGACAAAAAATTAGAGATTATAAAGACAGCATGAGAGAAGAAGTTTTAAATACAGCCGAGAAGATGGAAAGAGGCGATCTGCAGTGA